The Desulfovibrio inopinatus DSM 10711 genome segment ATGATGCCATGTATTTGGCAAAAAAATCAGGCAAAAATGGGTATGCTTTTTTTGGTGAGGGCGATATTTTTTCTTGAATACAATGTGGTTCTGCAAAAAAAACTCTTACCGCGTCGCTTGCCGGATACCGCCTTCTGGTGGTGGATGGTCCGGTTGCCTAAAACTGTTTTGCCTTTTGTAATCACCGTAAGGAAGCTCCATGTCCGTTGACCCCACAAACAACGCTGATCTTGAATTCCTTATCGAGAAGGTATCGGATTCACTCGGTCTGGTTATTAAGCAATCACTTCGCGAAGGACTTCGTGAAGAAGCGTTGCTCATAACAAGTACGAATATTGAGGAGAATCATTTCTTCAAACGCCTCAATGAGGGCATTATGGAGAAATTGAGTACCATTTATCGAGAGGTATCCAATATCCAGGGGATGGCGCTCGGTGTCGGTGAAGGTGATATGGAGAATGTGGAGCAGGCAGGCTCCATGATTAAAGACGTGACTGATCGGCTCGACGAAATCATCCAAGCGACGGAAAAGGCGACCTTTCGCATTATGGATATCGTGGAAAGTAATCTTCAGGTACTTGAAAACATCACGACGACTCTTAAATCCATAGAAGATGAAAATCTCCGAGCGGCCCTTCTCCAATCGTGCAATGTGTTGAATAACGATATGATTGAAATATTGACGACCCTGAGTTTTCAGGATTTGACCGGTCAGCGAATTAAACGTGTCATTTCTTCTGTTGGGAAAGTCCGTGAAATGATTCAGGATTTGTATATGTCCACGGGTATGATCATCAAAGCAAAAGAAATGGCACCAGACGAACATCTTGAAAAGCTTCAAGAAGAAGTGAGTAGGAAAGTTTCACAAAACGATGTTGATGAGATTCTGGCACAACTCAATTCAGCCTGAAATGTTTGCCCTGATCGGCATCCCATGGCTATCTCCAGCCACATCAAATTGGGGCCTTGATTATTTCCTTTTGTTTTTGCCCCGTCGTTTTTCAATTCATACGTGAGATGGTCAATGTGGACGACACCTGTGCGTGAAGAAGTGGAAAAAAATTCTTTGCGTCTGTTCCAGGTTCTATATCGTTTATTTATTGATGAATTTACTGATTCCGGTAAGCATGAATTGTATTCCCATCGCGATGATGAGTACTCCCATATAGCTTGAAATCATTTTTTGCATTCCAGTTCTTCGACGCTCTCCCTTCGAAAATTTAGCTGCCAACAGCAACGCAGCCCCCAAAACAACAAGAGAAACAGCAACTCCGGTTATGGCAGTTACCGGCAAAAATTGTTTGTTATGCGCTGCAGCAATGGTGATGACGGCTGTAATCGTCCCGGGACTGGCTGCAAAGAGGATGAGGGGGGTGAGCGATACGCTCTTGTGTTCCGTCGAAGGGATATTCGTCGTGTCGTTTGACTTTGGTATCAACATACTCGCTCCGATCCAAACAAGAATACCGCCACCTGCACACGAAAACGCAATAATTGAAACCCCAAATGCTGAAAGAATCGCCATTCCAAAAAAGGATGAAGCAAAGAGTACAATACCTATTGCCGCGGTTGCTTTCACGGCTTCCTTGATTCTATCTTTTCGAGGCAAATGCCCAGCAATACGTGTAAAGATCTCTGTACATACCAAAGGGTTGATCAGAGCCAGAATTGTTACAACAGCCTGAGTATATTCTTTCATAATTTTTCTTTAAGGCGTCTCACGGTGGGTAGCTTTCTCTTGAATATAGAATTCACCTACACTCGTCGTGCTATGGCATTCCAGCTGGAGCCTGTGTGTTTGGCACTCCGGAGTCCTCCCGTGTCTGTAGCACGAAAGAATGGGAGAGCAAAAGAGCATGTTTTCTTTGTATCGTTTGTTCTTCAAAAAAAACAATGCCCGGAAAAGTTCCGGGCATTGTTTGATGATGCAGTGTCGATATGTTTTGTATCAGCCACCGAGGTAGGCTTTTTTCACGATTGGATCGTTCATCAATTCTTCCGACGTGCCTTGCGTGAGGATTTCGCCGGTATCGAGGACATAACCGCGATGTGAGAACTTGAGGGCGAGGTTCGCATTTTGTTCAACAAGAAGAATGGTCATGCCGGCTTCTTCATTTAGTTTCTTTAATGTCCGAAACATTTCATAGACGAGCAGTGGCGCTAACCCCATTGATGGCTCATCAAGGAGAATGAATGTGCACTTGGACATCAATGCCCGCCCCATGGCAAGCATTTGTTGTTCCCCACCCGACAGTGATTCGGAGCGTTGTTTTCTGCGCTCGGCTAATCGCGGAAACAGCGAAAAAACAAAATCCAGATCGCGCTGGATGTCTTCCGTCGAGTCCTTACGGGCATACGTCGCCAAAGTCAGATTTTCCATGACGGACAAGTTGCCGAAAATATGTCGTCCTTCCGGAACAAGGGCCACATGGAGGTTGCGAACGACGTCATGAGGTTCAGTTTTAAGGATGCTTTGTCCTTTGAACCGGATGTTTCCAGAAACGACTTTGGGAGCTTCCGGAGGAGGCAAACGCATGATGGTGTGCAACGATGTTGTCTTTCCGGCTCCGTTGGAACCGATAAGCGTCACAATTTCTCCTTCATTAACATTGAAAGAGATGCCATGCAGCGCCTCGATATTGCCATACTTGACGTAGAGATTTTCAACTTGGAGCAGCATCAGATCGTATCGTCTCCCAGGTAAGCTTTAATGACGTCCGGGTTTTGCTGGATGTCTTCGGGGGTTCCTTCGGCAATGGTAGAACCAAAGTCGATCACCTTGATCCAGGAGCATAAGCTCATGACGACGTCCATTTGGTGTTCGATCATCCAGATGGCGATAGAAAATTTTTCGTGAATCCATCGGATCAGCCGGATGAGCCCTTCCACATCGGCCGAGTTGAGACCGGCTGCGGGTTCGTCAAGAAGCAACAGTTTGGGTTTGGTCGAGAGCGCACGAGCGATCTCGATACGACGTTGGACGCCGTACGGCAGGTTTTTCGGAAAATCATGAGCCACGTCTGCCAAATCCAGAGCGTCGAGAATTTCCATGGCCCAATCTTCGATAGCTTTTTCACGCTTCATGTAGCGTTTACTACGTGAGAAACAATCGAGCAGCCCATATCCCAGGTTGAAGTGCTGTGATATTCGAATATTGTCCAGAACCGTCATATCGTGCCAGAGACGAATGTTCTGGAAGGTGCGGGCCATGCCAAGGGTGGTGACTTTATGCGGCTTGAGGTTTCCGAGATGTGTGCCATTGAAGACGATAGACCCGGCAGATGGTTTATAAAATCCACTGACGAGGTTGAAAACCGTGGTTTTGCCCGCGCCATTCGGACCGATGAGGGCCATGAGTTCGCGTCCCTCAAAGGATATATTGAAATCCGAAACGGCTTGTAGGCCACCGAAGTATTGCGTGAGCTTGGTAACTTCCAAAAGCGCCATGATGAGTCCTTACTTGAAGGAATAGAAGCGTTTGAGCTTGGGAAAGATATCGGACAATTCCCGGTTGCCCATGATGCCCTCGGGACGAAATTGCATAAGCAAAACAAGCAGGAGCGGGATGAGCACCCACTTCCATACTTGAGTAATGTCGTACCCGTCGGGAAGCAGATTGATATAGTGCAAAGAGTCGTTGAGCACCGGGAAAACAAACCGAAAGCCTTCCATCATGACCGTAAAGAGAATCGCCGAAAGGACCGAGCCTGTCAGTGATCCCATACCGCCGAGATAGACCATAACGAGAGCCTCTGTGGACTTCATAATGGTGAAGGAGCCGGGGTTGACGTAACCCAGTACGTGCGCAAACAGGGCGCCGGCCATGCCTGCCAAGCCTGCAGAGAGCATGAACGCGATAATTTTCATTTTGTTCGTGTTCACACTCATGATTTCAGCTGCGATTTCATCCTGATTGATGGCGATGATGCCTTTACCGTACGTAGAGGTGACAAATCGGCGAATGATGACGATGGTGAATATCGTGCCAACAAACACCCATATCATCATCCATGGGATTTCAGCCACCTTCTCCATCGCTGAAATGACTTTCCCCATGCCCATGAAGCCGCGTGCACCCCCGACCGCGTCAACGTTTTCAATGGTGCTTTTGACGATATAGTTGGCTGCAATAGTGATGATGGCCAAATAGTCGCCGCGAGTTTTGAAAGAGGGGATGGCGACGAGGAGGCCAAAAAACGACGCAACAATTCCGCCAATGAGTAATACGACCGGAAACAGAAACACTGAAGATTCCGGCGGTAATACTGCAGCGCCAAGGACTCGATCATTGGCAAACAACCAGACCGAAAGAATTGATGATACATATGCCCCAACTGCCATGAAACCGGCGTGACCACAGGCAAATTCGCCCATGTAGCCGTTGACGATGTTGAGGCTGGACGACATCATAATATTGATGCCCATAAACATGATAACGGATTGCCAGTATAGGTTCAGGTCTTCGTTGTAGGAGATCCAACCGAGACCAACTAGCAACATGGTCAATAGAATAGGAACAGTGAGCTTTCTCATGGTTACTCGCATCTTCCGAAATTAGATCTTGGTACGCCGGGCCACGCCATACAGTCCTGTTGGCTTGAGCCATAAAATAAACAGCAGGATACTGAAGGCGATCAGGTCGCGCAAAGTGGAGGGGAAGAAGGCCACCACCATGATTTCAACGAACCCGAGCAGGAAACCGCCAGCAAAAGCGCCTCGGATGGAACCAATGCCTCCGACAACTGCGGCAATAAAGGCCTTCCATCCGATCATAGCTCCCATGTACGGGTCCAAAACCGGATATGTCATGGCAAACATGAGGCCGGCGAGGCCGGCAAAGCCTGACCCAAGGACAAACGTGAATACGATAACCGTATCGATGGGAATACCCATGAGCGGAACGGCAAATTTGTCGTAAGAAATGGCACGCATGGCCATACCGATTTTGGTCTTCACCACGACAAATCGTAAAAAGAGAAATGCGATAATCGCGACGAGAATGACAGCGAGCTTAATATTTGTGACGGCGACACCGGAAACGTCGAAAACATGTGTTTCAACAAGTGTCGGGAAGCTGCGCCGCGAGGCCCCGAACAGGGCCAGGTTCCCATTCTCAAGAATGAGACCGCACATGAGTGCGGTAATGACAACATAGAGACGGTGAGCGCCTTTTCGTCTGAGTGGCCGATATGCGATGCGCTCGAGGGTGACGCCTACACATGATGTGAGGATCATAACAAGGGGAACGGCCAGAGTCAGAACAAGCCAGCCGGGCATACCAGGAATACCACCGAACTGGCCAAGAAGTAATGTGGCGACGAAAAGTGAAATGTAGGCGCCAACCATAAAAATATCGCCATGGGCGAAGTTGATGAGGAGGAGAACGCCGTACACCAGGCAATACCCGAGTGCGATAAGAGAGTAAAAACTCCCCCACTGTAAAGCGTTCAAAATATTTTGGATGATGCCGGCAAAATCCATGAGTTTCCCTTACGTGAAAATTGAGGTCAACGCTTGATGTTCTCAATCAATGCGCCGGGATGAAATCACCCCGGCGCATTGTGAGATCATGCGCAGATGTCGGTTACGGGCAGACCGACTCATAGAAGCTGTAGTTGCCAGCATCGTCGATTTTGACAACAACGGCGCATTTGATGGGATCGCCTTCAGGCGTGAAAGACATTTTTCCGGTGATACCGTCGAAATCTTTCACTGTTCCCAGCACTTTCATGATGGCTTTGCGGTCTTTGCCAGTTTTGCCGGTCAAACCGCCCGTGTCCTTAATGGCCTGGAGCATAAGGTTGGTGGAGTCCCAGGTCAGCGCGGCCACGTCGTCAGGAGTCTTGTTATATTTGGCTTTGTACGCGTCGATAAAATCTTTGGTTTTTCCTTTCGCGCCAGCGGCAGCGTAGTGCGTAACGAAGAAATAGCCTTTGCAGTCGTCGCCGCACAGGCCCATCAAGTCGCCGCCACCCCAGGAGTCGGAACCAAGGATAGGCTTATCCCAGCCAAGTGCTTTGGCCTGTTTCACGATAAGCGGCACTTCGTTATAATACTGGGGAACGAACAGAACTTCAGCGCCGGATTTAACAATATTGGTCAGCTGAGCGGAGAAGTCGACGTCTTTGGTGGTGAAGGTTTCAAAAGCAACGACTGAACCTTCGCCATGCATTTTTTCAAACGCTTTCTTGAAGTCTTCAGCAAGCCCTTTGGGGTAGTCGCTGGCAATGTCGTACAACACGGCGGCTTTCTTGGCACCAAATTCTTGGGTAGCGAATTTGGCAGCAGTTGGTCCTTGGAAGGTATCGAGGAAGCAACCACGGAAGACATACGGACGGTCTAAGGTCGTGTTGGGATTCGTGGACCAGGGCGAGACCATGGGAGTCTTCAGGTTGTTAGCCACTTCACCAGCAGGAACGGCCTGTTTCGAGGACTGGGGGCCGACCATTCCGAGGACTTCATCCTGCGTGATGAGTTTGTTGGCTGCGGAAACAGCAGATTCAGCTTTGGATTCGTTGTCTTCGTAAATGAATTCAACCTTATAGGTCTTGTCGCCAACCTTGATGCCGTCTTTATTAATCTGTTCTTTGAGCATTTCGGCTGAATTCTTTGCCGATTCGCCAACATCCGGGATGTCGCCGGTCAGCGGAATATCAAAGCCGAGTTTGATGGTGTCGTCTGCGGCATGGGCCAGACCTGTCATGGCAAATGTCAGTGCGACAAGGCCAATCAGAATTTTCTTCATTTCCTTCCTCCTCAAGAATCCATACATATACGTTAATGTGTACGACAAGGAATAGTTCCTACCGTAACTCAGTCTGAAAAGAAATCCCTCCATCTCGCAAAATTTACGTTTTTGAAAATTATGCACCAATGGGATATTGGTTGAAAGAGTTCCTTTCCAAGATTGAACAAGTAGGGGAAAGCGGATTGATTTTCAAGTCAAAATTCGTTTGAGGTAGAGTCAGTATGAATTTGGCCTGCAAGGATTCGGGCAAGGCAGGCAGGATGTTCCAACGGAATCGCATGCCCACATTCTTCAATGATATGTATGCGCAAGCCTCGATGGTGACGATGGAGCTCTGTGAATTGATGGAGGGAACTAATCTGATCATTTCGACCGCAGACTAAAGTGATGCGATGTTGAAAGCGTTCAAACCGGGACGCGATATCGAATGCTGAAGCAAGGGCTTTAATCGTTCGCAAACGACGGATACCTTTGCGAGACGATGTGAAATCCATCCATTTTTTTCGATATCGGGCTTTTCGGGTTTCCGTGAGAGCGGAGCGATTGTGAAAGATGAAGCCAAGTTCTCGGTCAAACCCTCCTCCTGTACGGTGTACTGGACGGCTGGTCGTGACCATGTGCGTGCCAACCAGAGTAAGGTGAGCCTGGGGGAATGTGTCTGCAAGGGCAAGGGCGACCATGCCACCAAGTGAGTTCCCAACGAGAATTGGTGTCTTCCCGGGATTGGAGCGCCTGATTTCTGGAATGAGTACATCGGCCAAGTCAGTGACAGAGGCCATTTCGTCCTCAAAATACGGAATACGTGGTGCAATAAATCGGTGCGACGGGAGATGGGCCGAGGCATGAAAAATATCATCGGGGTCGCCGGCGAGACCGTGCAAAAAAACGAATGTCATGATTTTATAGGGGGTTATTGTTGCACACAACAAAGGGGACATGGCAACGGTTTAAGTATGCTGGATGAATGCAACGAGGGCAAGGAAAAGCAATAGAAATTTTTTTGTATGATATCTTCAATGAATACAATGGGCCGATGAAAATGGCTTATGGAGCCGTATGTATTCATCAATGCTCAGGATAGCTGGTGTGGAGAGGAATGGCCCGCTATGGCAATTGTTCAATGTCTACTTGGCATTATGCAAACAGCAAGAGGACATTGGATGAGCGTAAAATGCCGCCGTTCCAGTTGCAAACCAGGAACGGCGGCGTGAATTATTCAATAGTTGAGAATGAGCTTATTTAGTTCAATAAGATGATTAAGACTGAGAGCAGAGCAACCAGAGGGTCACCGGATTGCAGGCTTTCCCCGGCAGCTAATGCATTGATTAATCCAGCACCCGATGCTTTGGGGTTGCCATCAATTGTGGTCGCCGTATTTTCGAGTAATTCTTCCATCCCCGCCTGGTCAAGCGTTTGTCCTGTGTTTGCGGCAACTTCAAGAAGGAGAGCGGCGACAGCACCGGCATGAGGAGCCGCAGCTGATGTGCCGAAGAAGTAGTATGCGCCATTACCCGGAGAACCGAAGAATGTGTTTTTTGCTCCATCCGTGGCAGTAAAGTCAGGCTTGTGTACTGTCACAGGTGCAGGCAAGGCAGTCGCTGGTGTTTGGCCATTGACGGGGTTGTAGTACAATGTCGAGTCGCCACGTGATGAGAAGCTCTCGACCTGCGATTCTTGGAAGCTCATGGCGGCAACACTCATGACCGCAGCCGATGAATTGTGTCCAAAGAGTGTAGGGCCAAACATATCTGTCGTATTCTTGGCGCCGGTCCATTCTGCACTTTCAATGCCGGAGCTTTGGAACATGATGTACTTGAACCGTGGGGTCGATGTTGTTCCATTGGCTCGGGCAACGACAAACCGCACAACGAGATCCGCATCTGTAGTATTTTGGATTGTAAAACCTTCGTATGGGTATATCAGCTGAGTATTGGTGCTTTGAGCCAGAATGTTTCCGCTATTATCAAGCATGAATATATCGAGGTCTTCGGTGACTCCAAACCAGGGTTGGTTCCACTGGAAGTTGAAGCTGATATACCCACCACTCGACAAAGTGAATCCCGAGGTGTTGTCGGCATCCGTTCCCGGATCAAAGTCATGACATGCGTTGTACTTTCCTAAAGTAGCAATCGTCGCGGGACATGGCGTTGTACGGAAATTAGCCGTTTCATACGAGCCAATAGCCTGGGATTGTCCGTTCACATCCACTTCTACATTGAAGTTCCCGGCAGATGCGAAATACACCGCACCATCATTGACAACTTCTTGTGCTGCAGTTGAGACTGGTCCTTCCTGGAACATGGGCTCGTAGAGGTAGTTGACGTCATCGACGATGACGTCGGCTCCGAATGTGTCGCGCAGGGCGCGAATGTTATCGGCAAAAGTGTATATCGAAGGGTATGCCGAAGCGAATCCAAGTTGCGCTCCAGGGGCGATGTCGTGCACGATTTGCAACATGGCCCTCCCTTCATCCGTTGGCGAACTCGCTCCGCCTTCGCTTTGAAGGACGACAACATCTGTCAGACGGTTGCATGGGTTAGCCTGGCCCGGCAAATCACCTGTTCCGATATCGTCGGATGCGTTGGTGGGCGGGTTGTTCGTGGCGGAATCAAAAGAATCGGACAGTGCGCCAACCTTGACACCGGTGCCGTCAATGTTCATTGCATCCCGAAGCAAGTCGGCTTTAAGCTGAACATCACCGTCGGTCGTCGTTGCTTTTGCGCAATCGGCTTGGTTCCGGATTGGTATAGGGGATTCCGTTATATTTTTGACTGCGGGGAGCGCTGCAATGGCGTCGAGTTGGTTTGTCGCGACGGCAGCGGTAATGACTGCATATCGCGCTGAAACATGCAGGATATCGGCTCCGGCTTCAGCAATTGCATCGAGTGTTGCTTGGTCGGTATCTGTGACAAACAGGTCGACAACAATTTTGCCATCGGTGGTCTGCATCAAACCACCGGGAGTGGGTTTGGTCGTGTCCATAATCCCAAGCATCTTCGCCTGGGTCGAGCGCGATTTACTCCGAAATCGTGTCTGGGACAACAGATCGAGTTTGTACGACAATTTGCCTTCAGGTTTGAAATACGGGATACTCTCCTCGGCCAGCGCAGGAGTGGCCAGAGTAAAGAACATTGCAACCAAAACGAAAGTTATGACCGGCGGTAAAACTGTTTGCCGAGCCAACAATGCCATCATATGAGACTCCTGTGCATATAGAAGGTTTTTCGCTTGCGAGAGCGGTCATTGGGACATCAATATTGTGATGTCGTAATCTCTACAATTTACAACATCAATAAGGCAGATATGCAAAGGACGCAAGGTGGGAGGATATATCTTCTTTGAAATTTAATCCAACCCACCTCTTTTGTTCATAAAAGCTGCTATTGGGTGTAAAAGAGCAGTGAATCGTTGTTATGAATGAACATGAATTGAATGCGTATCAGTATCATCTTCCCGAAGAACTCATTGCCCAAACTCCTCTTACAAAGCGTGATGGCTCTCGGCTTATGGT includes the following:
- a CDS encoding protein phosphatase CheZ, whose protein sequence is MSVDPTNNADLEFLIEKVSDSLGLVIKQSLREGLREEALLITSTNIEENHFFKRLNEGIMEKLSTIYREVSNIQGMALGVGEGDMENVEQAGSMIKDVTDRLDEIIQATEKATFRIMDIVESNLQVLENITTTLKSIEDENLRAALLQSCNVLNNDMIEILTTLSFQDLTGQRIKRVISSVGKVREMIQDLYMSTGMIIKAKEMAPDEHLEKLQEEVSRKVSQNDVDEILAQLNSA
- a CDS encoding MarC family protein translates to MKEYTQAVVTILALINPLVCTEIFTRIAGHLPRKDRIKEAVKATAAIGIVLFASSFFGMAILSAFGVSIIAFSCAGGGILVWIGASMLIPKSNDTTNIPSTEHKSVSLTPLILFAASPGTITAVITIAAAHNKQFLPVTAITGVAVSLVVLGAALLLAAKFSKGERRRTGMQKMISSYMGVLIIAMGIQFMLTGISKFINK
- a CDS encoding ABC transporter ATP-binding protein, with product MLLQVENLYVKYGNIEALHGISFNVNEGEIVTLIGSNGAGKTTSLHTIMRLPPPEAPKVVSGNIRFKGQSILKTEPHDVVRNLHVALVPEGRHIFGNLSVMENLTLATYARKDSTEDIQRDLDFVFSLFPRLAERRKQRSESLSGGEQQMLAMGRALMSKCTFILLDEPSMGLAPLLVYEMFRTLKKLNEEAGMTILLVEQNANLALKFSHRGYVLDTGEILTQGTSEELMNDPIVKKAYLGG
- a CDS encoding ABC transporter ATP-binding protein, which produces MALLEVTKLTQYFGGLQAVSDFNISFEGRELMALIGPNGAGKTTVFNLVSGFYKPSAGSIVFNGTHLGNLKPHKVTTLGMARTFQNIRLWHDMTVLDNIRISQHFNLGYGLLDCFSRSKRYMKREKAIEDWAMEILDALDLADVAHDFPKNLPYGVQRRIEIARALSTKPKLLLLDEPAAGLNSADVEGLIRLIRWIHEKFSIAIWMIEHQMDVVMSLCSWIKVIDFGSTIAEGTPEDIQQNPDVIKAYLGDDTI
- a CDS encoding branched-chain amino acid ABC transporter permease; translated protein: MRKLTVPILLTMLLVGLGWISYNEDLNLYWQSVIMFMGINIMMSSSLNIVNGYMGEFACGHAGFMAVGAYVSSILSVWLFANDRVLGAAVLPPESSVFLFPVVLLIGGIVASFFGLLVAIPSFKTRGDYLAIITIAANYIVKSTIENVDAVGGARGFMGMGKVISAMEKVAEIPWMMIWVFVGTIFTIVIIRRFVTSTYGKGIIAINQDEIAAEIMSVNTNKMKIIAFMLSAGLAGMAGALFAHVLGYVNPGSFTIMKSTEALVMVYLGGMGSLTGSVLSAILFTVMMEGFRFVFPVLNDSLHYINLLPDGYDITQVWKWVLIPLLLVLLMQFRPEGIMGNRELSDIFPKLKRFYSFK
- a CDS encoding branched-chain amino acid ABC transporter permease is translated as MDFAGIIQNILNALQWGSFYSLIALGYCLVYGVLLLINFAHGDIFMVGAYISLFVATLLLGQFGGIPGMPGWLVLTLAVPLVMILTSCVGVTLERIAYRPLRRKGAHRLYVVITALMCGLILENGNLALFGASRRSFPTLVETHVFDVSGVAVTNIKLAVILVAIIAFLFLRFVVVKTKIGMAMRAISYDKFAVPLMGIPIDTVIVFTFVLGSGFAGLAGLMFAMTYPVLDPYMGAMIGWKAFIAAVVGGIGSIRGAFAGGFLLGFVEIMVVAFFPSTLRDLIAFSILLFILWLKPTGLYGVARRTKI
- a CDS encoding ABC transporter substrate-binding protein; its protein translation is MTGLAHAADDTIKLGFDIPLTGDIPDVGESAKNSAEMLKEQINKDGIKVGDKTYKVEFIYEDNESKAESAVSAANKLITQDEVLGMVGPQSSKQAVPAGEVANNLKTPMVSPWSTNPNTTLDRPYVFRGCFLDTFQGPTAAKFATQEFGAKKAAVLYDIASDYPKGLAEDFKKAFEKMHGEGSVVAFETFTTKDVDFSAQLTNIVKSGAEVLFVPQYYNEVPLIVKQAKALGWDKPILGSDSWGGGDLMGLCGDDCKGYFFVTHYAAAGAKGKTKDFIDAYKAKYNKTPDDVAALTWDSTNLMLQAIKDTGGLTGKTGKDRKAIMKVLGTVKDFDGITGKMSFTPEGDPIKCAVVVKIDDAGNYSFYESVCP
- a CDS encoding alpha/beta fold hydrolase; this translates as MTFVFLHGLAGDPDDIFHASAHLPSHRFIAPRIPYFEDEMASVTDLADVLIPEIRRSNPGKTPILVGNSLGGMVALALADTFPQAHLTLVGTHMVTTSRPVHRTGGGFDRELGFIFHNRSALTETRKARYRKKWMDFTSSRKGIRRLRTIKALASAFDIASRFERFQHRITLVCGRNDQISSLHQFTELHRHHRGLRIHIIEECGHAIPLEHPACLARILAGQIHTDSTSNEF
- a CDS encoding S8 family peptidase, whose protein sequence is MMALLARQTVLPPVITFVLVAMFFTLATPALAEESIPYFKPEGKLSYKLDLLSQTRFRSKSRSTQAKMLGIMDTTKPTPGGLMQTTDGKIVVDLFVTDTDQATLDAIAEAGADILHVSARYAVITAAVATNQLDAIAALPAVKNITESPIPIRNQADCAKATTTDGDVQLKADLLRDAMNIDGTGVKVGALSDSFDSATNNPPTNASDDIGTGDLPGQANPCNRLTDVVVLQSEGGASSPTDEGRAMLQIVHDIAPGAQLGFASAYPSIYTFADNIRALRDTFGADVIVDDVNYLYEPMFQEGPVSTAAQEVVNDGAVYFASAGNFNVEVDVNGQSQAIGSYETANFRTTPCPATIATLGKYNACHDFDPGTDADNTSGFTLSSGGYISFNFQWNQPWFGVTEDLDIFMLDNSGNILAQSTNTQLIYPYEGFTIQNTTDADLVVRFVVARANGTTSTPRFKYIMFQSSGIESAEWTGAKNTTDMFGPTLFGHNSSAAVMSVAAMSFQESQVESFSSRGDSTLYYNPVNGQTPATALPAPVTVHKPDFTATDGAKNTFFGSPGNGAYYFFGTSAAAPHAGAVAALLLEVAANTGQTLDQAGMEELLENTATTIDGNPKASGAGLINALAAGESLQSGDPLVALLSVLIILLN